From the Rhinatrema bivittatum chromosome 3, aRhiBiv1.1, whole genome shotgun sequence genome, one window contains:
- the LOC115088520 gene encoding putative nuclease HARBI1, whose amino-acid sequence MGVRKGGDRTASMDAGKMGAQRDGRPKRCAPAEHRAIGMPGHQRAIDRPRRFIHTRATLFGMCERDVVRTYRLSSRAILSLYEDLREDLDPLAFQNNAVTGLNKLLCALNFFGTGGFQNPVSVIAGMTQASVSHHLSQVLKAMMKPMRKYIIYPMNPAELQQIRSGFMDIAGMPNVLGAIDCTHIAFTPRLDEESVFRNRKHFHSMNVQVVCDTCLQILHVVVKFPGSCHDAYILTLSALGTQFPEGKYGEGWLLGDGGYGCKPWLLTPLQSPCTAAEKRYNEAHGSTRNVIERTFGVLKGRF is encoded by the exons ATGGGCGTCCGTAAAGGCGGAGACAGGACCGCATCTATGGACGCCGGAAAGATGGGCGCACAGAGAGATGGGCGCCCAAAGAGATGTGCGCCA GCAGAGCACCGTGCCATCGGCATGCCAGGCCATCAGCGGGCCATCGACAGGCCGAGACGTTTCATTCACACACGGGCAACGCTTTTTGGCATGTGTGAGCGAGATGTTGTCCGAACCTACCGGCTGAGCTCACGGGCAATCTTGTCCCTCTATGAAGATCTGCGTGAGGACCTAGACCCACTGGCCTTTCAAAACAATGCTGTGACAGGATTGAATAAACTTCTGTGcgccttaaatttttttggtaccGGAGGTTTTCAAAACCCAGTGAGTGTAATTGCCGGTATGACGCAGGCCTCTGTTTCGCATCATCTGTcacaggtgttgaaggccatgatgaagccGATGAGGAAGTACATCATCTATCCTATGAATCCAGCTGAACTGCAACAGATCCGCAGCGGATTCATGGATATTGCAGGGATGCCCAACGTGTTGGgcgctatcgactgcactcatattGCGTTTACCCCCAGGTTGGATGAAGAGAGTGTGTTCCggaatcgcaagcacttccattccatgaatgtgcaaGTGGTTTGCGATACATGCCTTCAGATTCTACATGTTGTAGTGAAgtttcctgggagctgccatgacgcCTACATTCTCACACTTTCAGCTCTGGGGACCCAATTCCCAGAAGGAAAGTATGGTGAAGgttggctacttg GTGATggtggctatggctgtaagccctggttgctaactccactccagtccCCATGCACAGCTGCCGAAAAacgctacaatgaggctcatggcagcaccagaaacgtgATTGAGCgcacttttggagttctgaagggGCGTTTTTGA